Proteins co-encoded in one Deinococcus aerius genomic window:
- a CDS encoding ArsR/SmtB family transcription factor: MHRHAIPSPAHPEDLSRVTAVFKALSEPLRVQLLLLLRDGERNVGQLVEALGVPQSTVSRHLALLRSAELVRTRRETTSVYYHLADGHVARLLQEAFSHAQHERLGLPDHPGTETVMGSVQ, from the coding sequence ATGCACCGCCACGCCATTCCCAGCCCGGCCCACCCGGAGGACCTGAGCCGGGTCACCGCAGTGTTCAAGGCCCTGTCCGAACCCCTGCGGGTCCAACTGCTGCTGCTGCTCAGGGACGGCGAGCGCAATGTCGGCCAGCTCGTCGAGGCCCTGGGCGTCCCCCAAAGCACCGTCAGCCGCCACCTCGCCCTCTTGCGGAGCGCCGAGCTGGTCAGGACCCGCCGCGAGACGACCAGCGTGTACTACCACCTCGCCGACGGGCACGTCGCCCGCCTCCTGCAGGAGGCCTTCTCCCACGCCCAGCACGAACGCCTCGGCCTCCCCGACCACCCCGGCACCGAGACGGTGATGGGAAGCGTCCAGTGA